From a region of the Nocardioides ginsengisegetis genome:
- a CDS encoding recombinase family protein, with protein sequence MNTSPAPSPRVVLYARISEDVTGEGVGVRRQLDACRDLAIARGWIVVAEATDNDVSALRGKHRPGYAQVLDLVRAGEVEFVVVWQTSRLLRNRRERAEAIELLGRQRVGIITVKGQDLDLSNAYGRGMAGMLGEFDTMESEVKSERVAAAAADRARNGRPNGALGYGWRKDGTGSAAVYVEEPEQGEVVRGIVRRLLGGESLHGITDDLNARGVPAPNSARWGKTSVRKVATRPANAGLRVHHAGRATETTYPGTWPALVTVEELERVRALLAAPERRTNGITRPGARKHLLTWGIGVCGVCGGNLRVGVKGNARHGTKKSLYLCAEKGCVGRDEASVDTLVRGVVMERLSRDDALDWLLGDDDEARRIGERARELRTRLDDAADQYADGVIDSRQLERITARLRPEIERAEHDHARANRSLDLDTLRALAGPQAGERWDQMALAARRAVLETLGLVVHVDRVARRGPGFDPESVRIAWRQG encoded by the coding sequence GTGAACACCTCACCAGCACCGAGTCCGCGGGTCGTGCTGTACGCCCGCATCAGCGAAGACGTCACGGGCGAGGGCGTCGGGGTACGCCGCCAGCTCGACGCCTGCCGGGACCTCGCCATCGCGCGTGGCTGGATTGTGGTGGCCGAGGCCACCGACAACGACGTGTCGGCCCTCCGTGGCAAGCATCGCCCTGGTTACGCCCAGGTGCTAGACCTCGTTCGGGCCGGCGAGGTGGAGTTCGTGGTCGTGTGGCAGACGTCGAGACTGCTTCGGAACCGTCGCGAGCGGGCGGAAGCGATCGAGCTGCTCGGCCGACAGCGGGTCGGGATCATCACCGTGAAGGGCCAGGACCTCGACCTCTCCAACGCCTACGGCCGCGGCATGGCCGGGATGCTCGGGGAATTCGACACGATGGAGTCCGAGGTGAAGTCCGAGCGGGTTGCCGCCGCGGCGGCGGACCGTGCCCGCAACGGCCGGCCCAACGGCGCCCTCGGGTACGGGTGGCGCAAGGACGGGACGGGTAGCGCGGCGGTGTACGTCGAGGAACCCGAGCAGGGGGAGGTCGTGCGCGGGATCGTGCGCCGACTCCTCGGCGGCGAGTCCCTCCACGGCATCACGGACGACCTCAACGCCCGCGGGGTGCCGGCACCCAACTCGGCCCGATGGGGCAAGACGTCCGTGCGGAAGGTGGCGACCCGACCGGCGAACGCCGGACTTCGCGTGCACCATGCGGGGCGTGCGACGGAGACGACCTATCCCGGGACGTGGCCGGCCCTCGTGACCGTCGAGGAGCTGGAGCGCGTCCGCGCTCTGCTGGCGGCCCCAGAACGCCGGACCAACGGGATCACGCGTCCTGGTGCCCGCAAGCACCTACTGACGTGGGGGATCGGCGTCTGTGGCGTCTGCGGCGGCAATCTGCGGGTCGGGGTGAAGGGGAACGCCCGCCACGGCACCAAGAAATCCCTCTACCTGTGCGCGGAGAAGGGATGCGTCGGTCGTGACGAGGCGAGCGTCGACACCCTCGTTCGGGGTGTCGTGATGGAACGGCTATCCCGAGACGACGCCCTCGACTGGCTACTCGGCGACGACGACGAGGCGCGCCGGATCGGGGAGCGGGCCCGCGAGCTCCGCACGCGCCTCGACGACGCGGCCGACCAGTACGCGGACGGCGTGATCGACTCCCGCCAACTCGAACGGATTACCGCCCGACTCCGGCCGGAGATCGAGCGCGCCGAGCACGACCACGCCCGAGCGAACCGATCCCTCGACCTCGACACCCTTCGTGCCCTTGCCGGGCCGCAGGCGGGGGAGCGATGGGACCAGATGGCGCTGGCGGCGCGCCGCGCCGTCCTGGAGACGCTGGGTCTCGTGGTGCACGTGGACCGGGTCGCGAGGCGTGGCCCCGGGTTCGACCCGGAGTCGGTTCGGATCGCCTGGCGGCAGGGCTAA